The following coding sequences lie in one Bacillus sp. FJAT-45350 genomic window:
- a CDS encoding helix-turn-helix domain-containing protein — MWGIGKPRTKLGKWLDKRSLEQRDLEKASKVSHKTISKACNDTNYVPSPGVMKKILEAIRRHDPRAKMSDFWDM, encoded by the coding sequence ATGTGGGGGATTGGTAAGCCTCGGACAAAATTAGGGAAGTGGTTGGATAAACGCTCATTAGAACAGCGAGATTTAGAGAAGGCTTCAAAAGTAAGCCATAAAACGATATCTAAGGCATGCAACGACACTAATTATGTTCCAAGTCCTGGAGTAATGAAAAAAATATTAGAAGCGATTAGAAGACATGATCCAAGAGCTAAGATGAGTGACTTTTGGGATATGTAG
- a CDS encoding LysE family translocator — MDIMLLASFLGVAIALTLLPGPDILFVMAQSIAQNKKAGIATALGLCSGLVVHITAATVGITAILYQSAIAFTLVKYAGAIYLFYLAWKSFTDKENALTMGKNQALQYKALYKKGIIMNLLNPKVSLVFLSLLPQFVNHTAGYVPLQMALLGGLFLIQALFIFSLVSIFSEKVQQFLVKSTTLTKRLNVIQGSIFVLIGIQITFSKG; from the coding sequence ATGGACATTATGTTACTCGCATCCTTTTTAGGTGTCGCTATTGCCCTTACACTTTTGCCTGGCCCTGACATCCTATTTGTGATGGCACAGAGTATCGCACAGAATAAAAAGGCAGGAATTGCAACTGCGTTAGGGCTTTGTTCTGGACTTGTCGTTCATATTACAGCAGCTACAGTTGGTATTACTGCTATCCTTTATCAGTCAGCTATCGCATTTACGCTTGTCAAATACGCAGGGGCTATCTACTTATTCTACTTAGCATGGAAATCATTCACAGACAAAGAGAACGCTCTAACGATGGGCAAGAATCAAGCATTGCAATACAAAGCGTTGTACAAAAAAGGGATCATTATGAACCTACTAAATCCTAAAGTCTCACTAGTTTTTCTCTCATTATTACCGCAGTTTGTGAATCATACAGCTGGATATGTTCCACTTCAAATGGCATTACTAGGGGGGCTTTTCTTAATTCAAGCATTATTCATATTTTCATTAGTTAGTATTTTTTCAGAAAAGGTTCAGCAGTTCCTAGTAAAAAGTACCACTCTTACAAAAAGACTAAATGTCATCCAAGGTTCTATCTTCGTATTGATTGGTATCCAAATCACCTTCAGTAAGGGATAG